The Agarilytica rhodophyticola genome has a window encoding:
- a CDS encoding nucleoid-associated protein, which yields MAISHLIAHRLQRMAPSSPATLSLRDKELVRDGKVDECARELKLSFIKKLGKIHGRFSNDAANHPLSTWLNECIDEKMSFVSLTQHAMKHFKLELDKTEALLDSYIFFVQESYEHADELYIFASDHLSGQYIDGELNIADSIYLDTRSITLAAKINLREWQDEDKNLNYLSLLTMRGEKDLSDAFVAFVGFTDKADIKEETENFLEAVESYTKELPQEQAAETRETVVNYCLEQDKAGKRVVIADLSSQVNEEKQKDFEQHVLKSKPQLKPELIPDRAQLRQYIRISGRNDLLSMSFDSKCLGESIVYDSESDSLTITKIPSALKSRLLKHLKSS from the coding sequence ATGGCAATATCTCACCTTATCGCACACCGTTTACAACGTATGGCACCCTCTTCCCCTGCGACCTTAAGCTTACGTGACAAAGAGCTTGTGCGTGATGGTAAGGTTGATGAATGTGCACGCGAACTAAAGCTAAGTTTTATTAAGAAACTAGGCAAAATTCATGGCCGTTTCTCTAATGATGCTGCCAACCACCCGCTTTCTACCTGGCTTAACGAGTGTATTGATGAAAAAATGAGCTTTGTCTCACTTACTCAACATGCGATGAAGCATTTTAAGTTGGAGCTAGACAAAACCGAGGCACTGCTGGATAGCTATATATTTTTCGTACAAGAAAGTTATGAACATGCTGATGAACTCTATATTTTTGCTAGCGACCACCTATCAGGGCAGTATATAGACGGCGAACTCAATATTGCCGACTCTATTTATCTCGATACTCGCAGTATTACGCTTGCAGCAAAGATAAATTTACGTGAATGGCAAGACGAAGATAAAAATTTAAACTATCTATCATTGCTGACCATGCGCGGAGAAAAGGACTTGAGCGACGCATTTGTCGCTTTTGTTGGTTTTACTGATAAAGCAGATATAAAAGAAGAAACAGAGAACTTTCTGGAAGCCGTAGAAAGCTATACAAAGGAGTTACCACAGGAACAGGCAGCAGAAACCCGCGAAACGGTGGTTAATTACTGCTTAGAACAAGATAAAGCGGGCAAACGCGTAGTCATTGCTGATCTTTCAAGCCAAGTAAATGAAGAAAAACAGAAAGATTTTGAACAACATGTACTCAAGAGCAAACCTCAGCTGAAACCTGAGCTAATCCCAGATCGAGCACAGTTGCGTCAATATATTCGCATTAGTGGGAGAAACGACCTACTGAGCATGAGCTTTGACTCGAAGTGTTTAGGAGAATCCATTGTTTACGACTCAGAATCAGACTCCCTAACCATCACCAAAATTCCAAGTGCCTTAAAGTCTCGCCTATTAAAGCACCTGAAAAGTAGCTAA
- a CDS encoding sensor domain-containing diguanylate cyclase, producing MKSTRKLHPIARLNLIPRIIACTFYVIIIGSISLDSLLSLPFISIAILGASWPHVALFLASQKVDSKRQEEINMHLDAVFCGLLVIAYPSFEYASTVGILLVSNGLFIGSFRLLATTLAAFLLAAAATYLVLRPDYLIPASIATDVIIFLFFCSYFGCFAFLGNNLTRQLIKLNKEVKYLSMKDPLTQCYNRLYLDKKLIEEIQRCYRVGYPISIIFADIDHFKKINDDYGHNVGDAVLQQFVAISQECIREDSDWLARFGGEEFLIILSYADNKVAKMVAERIRVAISEHVFVAEEKTMNITCSFGVASIDPIAEHEDKDKVDANGLITLADQRLYRAKELGRDRVQSA from the coding sequence ATGAAAAGCACGCGAAAATTACACCCCATTGCACGCCTCAACCTCATACCACGCATTATCGCCTGTACTTTTTATGTCATTATCATAGGTAGCATTTCTCTAGATTCGCTTCTTTCACTGCCTTTTATTTCCATCGCTATACTTGGTGCATCGTGGCCTCATGTTGCGTTATTTCTTGCATCTCAAAAGGTTGATAGTAAACGCCAAGAAGAAATCAATATGCATTTGGATGCAGTTTTTTGTGGTCTCTTAGTGATTGCTTATCCCTCATTTGAATATGCTTCTACGGTGGGTATATTGCTGGTAAGCAATGGTTTGTTCATCGGATCTTTTCGTTTATTGGCTACTACTCTAGCAGCGTTTTTACTAGCAGCGGCCGCTACTTATCTTGTACTAAGGCCAGATTATTTAATACCGGCAAGTATCGCTACAGATGTCATTATCTTCTTATTCTTCTGTTCTTATTTTGGCTGCTTTGCCTTTTTAGGTAACAATTTGACGCGACAGCTGATAAAGCTGAATAAAGAAGTGAAGTATCTGTCGATGAAAGATCCGCTTACTCAGTGCTACAACCGTCTTTACCTAGATAAAAAACTCATTGAAGAAATTCAACGTTGTTATCGAGTTGGCTATCCTATTTCCATTATTTTTGCCGATATCGACCACTTTAAAAAAATAAATGATGACTATGGCCACAACGTTGGTGATGCAGTGCTACAACAGTTTGTGGCTATTAGCCAAGAGTGTATACGGGAGGATTCCGATTGGTTAGCTCGTTTCGGGGGGGAGGAGTTTCTGATTATTCTATCCTATGCCGACAATAAAGTTGCCAAAATGGTGGCAGAGCGTATCCGCGTGGCGATTAGCGAGCATGTTTTTGTGGCGGAGGAAAAAACTATGAATATTACTTGTAGTTTTGGTGTTGCCTCCATTGATCCCATTGCGGAGCATGAGGACAAAGACAAGGTCGACGCCAATGGTCTGATCACATTAGCAGATCAAAGGCTTTACCGAGCTAAGGAGTTGGGGCGAGATCGTGTACAAAGTGCCTAG
- a CDS encoding VOC family protein, with the protein MKQSIVHVSLVVNDYDEAIAFYTQKLNFTLVEDIVMDDAGKRWVLVAPPGSQGIALLLAKASNSEQAEHIGSQTGGRVFLFLSTDNFARDYTAMKEKGITFTRGPNHMEYGTVAVFKDLYGNLWDLIEYKDGHPFAQK; encoded by the coding sequence ATGAAACAATCTATTGTACATGTTAGCCTCGTTGTTAACGACTATGACGAAGCGATCGCCTTCTATACACAAAAGCTTAATTTTACATTAGTTGAAGATATCGTTATGGATGATGCCGGTAAACGTTGGGTTTTGGTTGCGCCACCCGGTTCGCAAGGTATTGCATTGTTGCTGGCTAAAGCCTCCAATTCTGAACAAGCAGAACATATCGGCAGCCAAACCGGAGGACGCGTATTTTTATTTCTAAGTACCGATAACTTTGCAAGAGATTACACCGCCATGAAAGAAAAAGGTATTACATTTACTCGCGGTCCTAACCATATGGAGTACGGCACAGTCGCGGTATTTAAAGATTTATATGGTAACTTATGGGATCTTATTGAATATAAAGATGGCCACCCCTTTGCGCAAAAATAA
- a CDS encoding GFA family protein — protein sequence MTNTESTMSNATRSAKGSCACGAITVEAKNISQSVGACHCSTCRKISGGSPYMAVECGSDVNFSGSENISIYNSSKWAERGFCGKCGSPLFYRLKQANQYMLSSGLFNDENFNFDHQLFIEEKPAHYTFANDTKNMTGEELFAQYGAS from the coding sequence ATGACTAACACAGAAAGTACAATGAGCAATGCAACAAGAAGTGCAAAAGGTTCCTGCGCCTGTGGTGCGATTACTGTAGAGGCAAAAAATATTTCTCAAAGTGTGGGTGCGTGTCACTGCAGTACCTGCCGTAAAATAAGCGGTGGCAGTCCTTATATGGCGGTGGAATGCGGCAGCGACGTAAATTTTAGTGGCAGTGAAAATATCAGCATTTACAACTCTTCTAAATGGGCAGAGCGAGGCTTTTGTGGAAAATGCGGCAGTCCTTTATTTTATCGCTTAAAACAAGCCAACCAATATATGCTCTCGTCAGGGTTATTTAATGACGAGAATTTCAATTTTGATCATCAACTATTTATCGAAGAAAAGCCCGCACACTACACCTTCGCCAATGATACTAAGAATATGACCGGCGAAGAATTGTTTGCTCAATATGGCGCGAGCTAG
- a CDS encoding glutathione S-transferase family protein, whose protein sequence is MGLLVNGVWQDKWYDTKQSGGAFEREAAQLRNWVTKDGAAGSSGIGGFAAESGRYHLYVSYACPWAHRTLIFRQLKDLEEHISVSVVSPDMLTEGWTFNKDEGSTGDALFGHDFMHQVYTSNNPTYNGRVTVPVLWDKKQQRIVSNESSEIIRMLNSAFNDITGNSDDYYPEHLRAEIDRVNEMIYHNVNNGVYRCGFATTQEAYEHAYLGLFETLDKVEERLSKQAYLCGSAITEADWRLFTTLIRFDSVYHGHFKCNRQRIEDFPNISNYVRELYQRPGVADTVNFFHIKRHYYYSHETVNPTRVVPLGPEIDYLRPHNRADI, encoded by the coding sequence ATGGGTTTATTAGTGAATGGTGTGTGGCAAGATAAATGGTATGACACAAAGCAAAGCGGCGGTGCTTTTGAACGAGAGGCAGCGCAGTTACGCAATTGGGTTACTAAAGATGGCGCGGCAGGTAGTTCCGGTATCGGTGGTTTTGCGGCGGAAAGCGGACGTTATCATTTATATGTTTCTTATGCCTGCCCTTGGGCACACAGAACTCTGATTTTCCGTCAGCTTAAAGACTTAGAAGAACATATTAGTGTGTCAGTGGTAAGCCCGGATATGCTCACCGAAGGCTGGACCTTTAACAAAGACGAGGGCAGCACGGGCGATGCATTATTTGGGCACGATTTTATGCATCAAGTGTATACCAGTAATAACCCTACTTATAACGGCCGGGTGACGGTGCCGGTTTTATGGGATAAAAAACAACAGCGTATTGTGAGCAATGAATCTTCAGAAATTATTCGTATGCTCAACAGTGCTTTTAATGATATTACCGGCAATAGTGACGATTACTATCCTGAACATTTACGAGCAGAAATCGATCGGGTCAACGAAATGATCTATCACAATGTTAACAATGGAGTATATCGCTGCGGTTTTGCGACCACTCAAGAAGCCTATGAGCATGCCTATTTAGGTCTGTTCGAAACCTTGGATAAGGTAGAAGAACGCTTGTCGAAACAAGCTTATCTTTGTGGCTCGGCCATTACCGAAGCGGACTGGCGCTTGTTTACCACATTGATTCGTTTTGATTCTGTATATCACGGTCATTTTAAGTGTAACAGACAGCGTATTGAGGATTTTCCTAATATCTCTAACTATGTACGCGAGCTATACCAGCGGCCTGGCGTGGCGGATACGGTTAACTTCTTCCATATTAAACGGCATTATTACTACAGCCATGAAACGGTAAATCCAACGCGAGTGGTGCCACTAGGTCCAGAGATTGATTATTTGCGCCCACACAATCGCGCCGATATATGA
- a CDS encoding GNAT family N-acetyltransferase, producing MEQTLVKAPILETPRLTLQGHTPEDFESCATMWGDINFVKYTFRVPSTREESWTRFLRYFGHWQVNGFGYWVIKDRSTGEFIGEAGFADYKRNMTPSIEGRPEAGWGITSHQQGKGYASEAMTCITQWADSHLSAATTVCIIDPEHQASIRVANKMGYHPIGIASYLGDNVNLYERKSA from the coding sequence ATGGAACAAACCCTAGTGAAAGCCCCGATACTTGAAACCCCAAGACTTACCCTACAAGGACACACACCTGAAGATTTTGAGTCCTGCGCTACCATGTGGGGAGATATCAATTTTGTGAAATACACCTTTCGCGTTCCTTCCACACGGGAAGAGTCTTGGACACGTTTCCTACGCTATTTTGGTCATTGGCAAGTTAACGGCTTTGGCTACTGGGTGATAAAAGACAGAAGCACTGGGGAATTTATTGGCGAGGCAGGATTTGCCGATTATAAAAGAAATATGACACCCTCTATCGAAGGCCGCCCAGAAGCAGGCTGGGGAATTACCAGCCATCAGCAAGGCAAGGGCTATGCTTCTGAAGCTATGACATGTATTACCCAATGGGCGGACAGCCATCTTAGTGCTGCCACTACAGTTTGTATTATCGACCCAGAACATCAGGCCTCTATTAGAGTGGCTAACAAGATGGGCTATCATCCCATCGGCATTGCCAGTTACCTGGGTGATAACGTTAACCTTTACGAAAGAAAGTCAGCCTAA
- a CDS encoding LysE family translocator: MIAELLPYLSQIISIIVISIFMAISPGADFVMITRNSIFHGRSAGLYSALGIALAIWIHVAYSIAGLAIIISNSILLFSIIKYLGAAYLIYIGWKTFQTKHHNEEQYQDKQQTLTNTAAFKIGFITNALNPKTTIFFLSIFTQIVNPQTPLWLQIIYGAIISLAHLLWFSAVAVFLSQPALLKKFNSYRTRIEKVVGVILMGFGVKVATSTN, encoded by the coding sequence ATGATTGCCGAACTGCTACCTTATTTATCGCAAATTATTTCCATCATCGTTATTTCCATTTTTATGGCCATAAGCCCCGGTGCTGATTTCGTTATGATTACACGCAACAGCATTTTCCATGGTCGCTCAGCAGGACTCTATTCCGCCCTAGGCATCGCCCTTGCTATATGGATACACGTGGCCTACTCCATCGCCGGCCTCGCCATTATTATCTCCAACTCCATCCTGTTGTTTTCCATTATTAAATACCTTGGCGCCGCCTACCTAATTTACATCGGTTGGAAAACCTTCCAGACCAAACACCACAACGAAGAACAATACCAAGACAAACAACAAACACTCACCAACACCGCCGCATTTAAAATAGGTTTTATCACCAACGCCCTCAACCCTAAAACTACAATATTCTTTTTAAGTATCTTCACCCAAATCGTCAACCCACAAACACCCCTATGGCTACAAATTATCTACGGCGCAATCATCTCACTCGCCCACCTACTATGGTTCAGCGCCGTCGCAGTTTTTTTGAGCCAGCCAGCATTGTTAAAGAAATTTAATTCTTACCGAACACGGATAGAAAAAGTGGTTGGAGTTATTTTAATGGGGTTTGGGGTAAAGGTGGCAACTAGTACTAACTGA
- a CDS encoding KAP family P-loop NTPase fold protein — protein sequence MAEKKENGRKLRKEEIKRRLEKILAEDQENGREKLALFATRCALRIFPLLGYDGNLDYWNSKSGNHAIKHLAALWRGILVGWKWKQIQEIELLKVRSASSAASSAASSAASSFVDADAAAAAAASSFSAAAASSSSAASFAAAAYYAADIGAYYAASASAYAAAYDLKFLENKANNYTDLRTTPLWNDGQKFKESYIANIYTNEWPSAINSLLEQKEVASNPNLKNQILKIQQDYDAILHGRYLQGDDENDMENIEVKYRPEEKNQHETLADDDFLGRGRLLGALLPRLRVVGDSGHLTIGLFGDWGAGKSNFIKLLKQALDEKSGVRENGRKMEFIYGEFNAWAYEHTDNIQAGMTQEMMNALTSFQCVSKRRLLRGDFAGLPLGKKLKLCCSTFLNLLEFVFKTPWLVLCSAVALHHIRFINYYALFMIAVFFGHDIAKLFPSYDKELGHLGIGVAGAGTLAVIWFLLKEFKAIAAQPFAKELKTYLRLPTYGKHLGLIPVMAKQIKTLCKLCLGKRGLFNKIHRRLIFVVDDLDRCGVEGIVKTFEAVRLILELDNVIVIIAVDQRIALPALACHYEQLSTHHKHDAKNIARDYLAKVINMPLHLPPPDDSSVAQYLAHLFNDSSFAAAPPEEQVTDADDKENTIETINESDLVDEQQASKQEKDKEGEEEGEQEKEESLEEIFADIAKIDVKAVFYQDKENTKKIENLGLSPEQKQAFYYWLIQLDLRNPRQIKRLYNSYNLLQHYHKEDAGLTGIEHAFPFMVALFLIEWMNQEIIGPEKEQTRQKLIDYLFYNKEESDLSNLRASKETLENARNILKESGETSLFENIEPFVLPVTQNDQ from the coding sequence GTGGCAGAAAAAAAAGAAAATGGACGCAAACTTCGTAAAGAAGAAATAAAGAGACGGTTAGAAAAAATCTTAGCTGAAGATCAAGAAAATGGACGCGAAAAACTTGCATTATTTGCCACTAGGTGTGCATTAAGGATATTTCCTTTACTGGGGTATGACGGAAATCTTGATTACTGGAATAGCAAAAGTGGTAATCACGCAATAAAACACCTCGCCGCTTTATGGAGAGGGATATTAGTTGGCTGGAAATGGAAACAAATTCAAGAAATAGAACTTTTGAAAGTTAGGAGCGCCTCCTCCGCCGCCTCCTCCGCCGCCTCCTCCGCCGCCTCCTCCTTCGTCGACGCCGACGCCGCCGCCGCCGCCGCCGCCTCCTCCTTCTCCGCCGCCGCCGCCTCTTCCTCCTCCGCCGCCTCCTTCGCCGCCGCCGCCTACTACGCCGCCGACATCGGCGCCTACTACGCCGCCTCCGCCTCCGCCTACGCCGCCGCCTACGATTTGAAATTCCTCGAAAATAAAGCGAATAACTATACTGACTTAAGAACAACTCCTCTCTGGAATGATGGACAAAAATTCAAAGAGAGCTATATTGCAAATATCTACACAAATGAATGGCCTTCTGCCATAAACTCTCTCCTAGAACAAAAAGAAGTCGCCAGTAACCCCAATCTCAAAAACCAAATCCTAAAAATCCAACAAGACTACGATGCTATCCTCCATGGCCGTTATCTGCAGGGTGATGATGAAAACGATATGGAAAATATTGAAGTTAAATACCGCCCTGAGGAAAAAAACCAACACGAGACTTTGGCAGATGATGATTTTTTGGGGCGTGGGCGTTTGTTGGGGGCGTTGTTGCCGCGTTTGCGGGTGGTGGGGGATAGTGGTCATTTGACGATCGGTTTGTTTGGTGATTGGGGGGCGGGGAAGTCTAATTTTATTAAGTTGTTGAAGCAGGCGTTGGATGAGAAGTCGGGGGTTAGGGAGAATGGTCGTAAGATGGAGTTTATTTATGGGGAGTTTAATGCTTGGGCGTATGAGCATACGGATAATATCCAGGCGGGGATGACGCAGGAGATGATGAATGCTTTAACTAGTTTTCAGTGTGTGAGTAAGCGGCGTTTGTTGCGGGGGGATTTTGCAGGTTTGCCGCTCGGTAAAAAATTAAAGTTGTGTTGTTCTACTTTTTTAAATTTATTGGAGTTTGTGTTTAAAACCCCTTGGTTGGTGTTATGTTCGGCGGTGGCTTTGCATCATATACGTTTTATTAATTATTATGCTTTGTTTATGATTGCTGTGTTTTTTGGCCATGATATTGCCAAGCTTTTTCCCTCTTATGATAAGGAGTTGGGTCATTTAGGTATTGGCGTTGCCGGTGCTGGCACTTTGGCGGTGATTTGGTTTTTGTTAAAGGAGTTTAAAGCCATTGCTGCGCAGCCTTTTGCTAAGGAGTTAAAAACCTATTTGCGTTTGCCTACTTACGGTAAGCATTTAGGTTTGATTCCTGTTATGGCGAAGCAGATTAAAACTTTATGTAAGCTGTGTTTGGGCAAGCGGGGCTTGTTTAATAAAATTCATCGACGTTTGATTTTTGTGGTGGATGATTTAGATCGTTGTGGTGTGGAGGGTATTGTTAAAACCTTTGAAGCGGTGCGTTTAATTTTAGAGCTGGACAATGTTATTGTGATTATCGCAGTGGATCAACGTATTGCTCTACCTGCTCTGGCCTGTCATTACGAACAACTGTCTACCCATCATAAACATGATGCTAAGAATATCGCTCGGGATTATTTAGCCAAGGTGATTAATATGCCCTTACACCTGCCGCCACCGGATGATAGCTCGGTAGCACAATATCTCGCCCATCTTTTTAATGACAGTAGTTTTGCTGCTGCACCTCCTGAAGAACAAGTCACAGACGCTGATGATAAGGAAAATACAATAGAAACAATAAATGAAAGTGATCTTGTTGATGAACAACAAGCTTCTAAGCAGGAGAAAGATAAAGAGGGAGAGGAGGAAGGAGAGCAAGAAAAAGAAGAAAGCTTGGAAGAAATATTTGCTGATATCGCTAAAATTGATGTGAAAGCCGTATTTTATCAAGATAAAGAAAATACCAAAAAAATAGAAAACCTAGGACTAAGCCCCGAACAAAAACAAGCATTCTACTACTGGCTTATCCAACTGGATCTGCGCAACCCCCGCCAGATAAAACGCTTATATAATAGCTATAACCTACTGCAGCACTACCATAAAGAAGACGCAGGTCTAACAGGTATAGAACATGCCTTCCCTTTTATGGTGGCCTTATTTTTAATCGAATGGATGAACCAAGAAATTATTGGCCCGGAAAAAGAACAAACCCGACAAAAACTTATCGACTACCTCTTTTATAATAAAGAGGAGAGTGATTTATCAAACTTAAGAGCAAGTAAAGAGACATTAGAAAATGCTCGAAACATTTTAAAAGAAAGCGGTGAAACATCGCTGTTTGAGAATATAGAACCTTTTGTTTTGCCAGTAACACAAAATGATCAGTAG
- a CDS encoding TSUP family transporter, translating into MEFADLTPQLYLILFAVALLAGFLDTLVGGGGLLTTPALILSGMSPLMALGTNKLQSTMGTATAAYMVISKRKASWQGIRWLMLSAFIGSVLGTLALQLIDAATLSFVIPVVLFFIGSYFLFSPKVREEDCQPRISERLYRMFVVPLVGWYDGMFGPGTGSFFALAGVSLRGYGLVSSTAQAKPLNFSTNIASLIVFLFAGQFVWQVGVLMMLGQFIGARFGANVLFSIRISILKPMIVLMCFGMLISYVYKMGWLAF; encoded by the coding sequence TTGGAATTCGCCGACCTTACTCCCCAGCTCTATCTCATACTTTTTGCCGTTGCCTTGCTTGCAGGTTTTCTTGATACCTTAGTCGGAGGCGGCGGTTTGTTGACGACGCCGGCGTTGATTCTCTCTGGTATGTCTCCGCTTATGGCTTTGGGAACTAATAAGTTGCAGAGTACTATGGGAACGGCGACAGCGGCGTATATGGTGATTAGCAAACGCAAGGCATCTTGGCAGGGGATACGTTGGTTGATGTTAAGTGCTTTTATTGGTTCTGTGTTGGGCACTTTGGCATTGCAGTTAATCGACGCGGCGACCTTGAGTTTTGTGATTCCTGTGGTGTTGTTTTTTATCGGCAGTTATTTTTTGTTCAGTCCTAAGGTAAGAGAAGAGGATTGTCAGCCGAGAATTTCCGAGCGGCTTTATCGTATGTTTGTCGTGCCCCTGGTAGGGTGGTATGACGGTATGTTTGGCCCCGGCACTGGCTCTTTTTTTGCTTTGGCAGGGGTGTCTTTACGGGGCTATGGATTGGTGAGTTCGACGGCGCAGGCAAAGCCGTTAAATTTTTCAACCAATATTGCTTCGCTGATAGTATTTTTATTTGCAGGCCAGTTCGTGTGGCAGGTGGGTGTTCTAATGATGTTAGGACAGTTCATCGGGGCCAGGTTTGGCGCAAATGTTTTGTTTTCCATTCGCATTAGTATCCTTAAACCGATGATCGTATTGATGTGCTTTGGCATGTTGATTAGTTACGTATATAAAATGGGCTGGCTGGCTTTTTAA